One Desulfovibrio litoralis DSM 11393 genomic window, GTTATGTTTTAACGGGTTTAAGTGTTTCTGATTTACCTCCTTATAGCTTTGGATATGTTTATATCCCGGCTTTATTGGGACTAGTCGCAACAAGTATGCTGACTGCTCCAATCGGTGTAAAACTGGCACACAGTTTACCCGTTCCCAAATTGAAAAAAATGTTTTCTATTTTATTATATATAATGGCAATTAAAATGCTTTTCTTTTAATCTTATCTATTGTCAAAAAAACATCATTAACCCCAAAGACAAACTCTTTATTTTTGTCTTGAACATTATCAATTATATATTATTATGAAGCCTGATATTATTGCCCTTGACCGAACTGAAATTAATACCCTACCTCTTAAATCGTATGAGGGAGAAATCTGTATTATCAACAGTTACTCTCAGCTCTTAAAGTTTTTACCACTTTTAAAAAATGAAACCATCACGGGTTTTGATACGGAAACTAAACCCACTTTTCGTAAAGGGCATATTAATATGCCGGCTTTAATTCAATTGGCATGTAAAGATATTGTCTTTTTAATAAAACTAAACCAAGTTACTTTAGTCTCAGAACTTATCGAATTACTCGAAAGTCCTAAAATTATTAAAACAGGTGTAGGAATAAAAGAAGACTTAAACGGCTTAAAAAAACTTAAAGACTTTAACTCAAAAAATATTATTGATTTAGGGAATATTGCTCAACAACA contains:
- a CDS encoding 3'-5' exonuclease translates to MKPDIIALDRTEINTLPLKSYEGEICIINSYSQLLKFLPLLKNETITGFDTETKPTFRKGHINMPALIQLACKDIVFLIKLNQVTLVSELIELLESPKIIKTGVGIKEDLNGLKKLKDFNSKNIIDLGNIAQQHNIGVQSLRGLTASLLGFRISKTAQCSNWNQPELSQQQIKYAATDAWVSRELYIAFKKHKLITE